The following is a genomic window from Nitrosomonas communis.
AAGTTAACTTTGATTTATTGGAAGAGCGGTGACTTAGTAGCAGCATTAATTTATATTAGGGTTTTCAATGCAATGAAAATAGGCTAGATTGATTGCACATTTTCAATATATTCATATTCTTGATAAGAATTTGAATTAGTATAAGTTTTACCAAATTTTCAATACTGCACATCGTAGGAGAAGCAATGAAAAAACTCGTAACACTACTTTTATCACTCACTGTATTATTCTTTTTAGTCTCTCAAACAGCAATGGCACAAAGCTATACCATGTATGGTGAAAAAATGGAGAAGAATTACCCAACCATGGCAGGTGAAAAACTGATGAATGGGCTTGTTAATACAGCGACCGGTTGGGTGGAGCTTCCCAAAACAGTCATCTTGACTAGCCAACGCGATGGCGCGCCTTATGGTTTAACAGTCGGGTTGCTCACCGGCCTTATCCACACAGTTGGCCGTACAGTACTGGGTGCATTGGACGCTGTTACATTTTTCATTCCTACCCCTCCAGTTGTTTCCCCACCCTATATCTGGCAAGATTTCCATAAAGAAACCACTTATGGATAAGTATTAAGCTGATTGAAAATTCAACAGATCGTTGAAATAAAGTAATGATTATGGCTATTTTTCACGATCTGTTAAATATGAAAAGAGTTACAAGACCAAATCGGAAATGTCTTCCTTTCATGAAAGCATTGATTAACTCTGCATAAACCTGATCGATTGTGAAGAACTTTGAGGGCTTCTAAAGAAGCCTATCACCTTCTTTATGCTTTATTTCTCAGGATCATACAATGCCGCTTGTTGTCCCCTTTGCACATCCACCCGCATTAAAATCACCAAACCAATAAGAAAATAACCACCCGTAATCAGCATAGCAAGACGATGATCACCACGTGACATCCAGCTAACCAGACCATAAGTGATCGGCCCAGGATAGAGGACAGCTTTACCGCCAATCCCCATAGCCCAAAGAATTCGGCCCGTCG
Proteins encoded in this region:
- a CDS encoding exosortase system-associated protein, TIGR04073 family; translation: MKKLVTLLLSLTVLFFLVSQTAMAQSYTMYGEKMEKNYPTMAGEKLMNGLVNTATGWVELPKTVILTSQRDGAPYGLTVGLLTGLIHTVGRTVLGALDAVTFFIPTPPVVSPPYIWQDFHKETTYG